From Ailuropoda melanoleuca isolate Jingjing chromosome 8, ASM200744v2, whole genome shotgun sequence, a single genomic window includes:
- the KCNJ10 gene encoding ATP-sensitive inward rectifier potassium channel 10 codes for MTSVAKVYYSQTTQTESRPLVGPGVRRRRVLTKDGRSNVRMEHIAGKRFLYLKDLWTTFIDMQWRYKLLLFSATFAGTWFLFGVVWYLVAVAHGDLLELGPPANHTPCVVQVHTLTGAFLFSLESQTTIGYGFRYISEECPLAIVLLIAQLVLTTILEIFITGTFLAKIARPKKRAETIRFSQHAVVAAHNGKPCLMIRVANMRKSLLIGCQVTGKLLQTHQTKEGENIRLNQVNVTFQVDTASDSPFLILPLTFYHVVDETSPLKDLPLRSGEGDFELVLILSGTVESTSATCQVRTSYLPEEILWGYEFTPAISLSASGKYIADFSLFDQVVKVALPSGLRDGAVRYGDPEKLKLEESLREQAEKEGSALSVRISNV; via the coding sequence ATGACCTCGGTCGCCAAGGTGTACTACAGTCAGACCACCCAGACGGAAAGCCGGCCCCTCGTGGGCCCAGGGGTCCGCCGGCGCCGAGTCCTGACGAAGGACGGCCGCAGCAACGTGAGGATGGAGCACATCGCCGGCAAGCGCTTTCTCTACCTCAAGGACCTATGGACCACCTTCATCGACATGCAGTGGCGCTACAAGCTGCTGCTCTTCTCCGCCACCTTTGCGGGCACCTGGTTCCTCTTCGGTGTGGTGTGGTATCTGGTCGCCGTGGCCCACGGGGACCTGCTGGAGCTGGGGCCCCCAGCCAACCACACCCCCTGCGTGGTCCAGGTGCACACGCTCACCGGcgccttcctcttctccctcgaGTCGCAGACCACCATCGGCTACGGCTTCCGCTACATCAGCGAGGAGTGCCCGCTGGCCATCGTGCTCCTGATCGCCCAGCTGGTGCTCACCACCATCCTGGAGATCTTCATCACCGGCACCTTCCTGGCCAAGATCGCCCGGCCCAAGAAGCGGGCGGAGACCATCCGATTCAGCCAGCACGCCGTGGTGGCCGCGCACAACGGCAAGCCCTGCCTCATGATCCGAGTGGCCAACATGCGTAAGAGCCTGCTCATTGGCTGCCAGGTGACCGGCAAGCTGCTTCAGACCCACCAGACCAAGGAGGGTGAGAACATCCGGCTCAACCAGGTCAACGTGACTTTCCAAGTCGACACGGCCTCTGACAGCCCCTTCCTCATTCTGCCGCTCACGTTCTACCACGTGGTGGACGAGACCAGTCCCCTGAAGGACCTCCCCCTTCGCAGTGGCGAGGGGGACTTCGAGCTGGTGCTGATTCTCAGCGGGACGGTGGAGTCCACCAGCGCCACGTGCCAAGTGCGCACCTCCTACCTGCCCGAGGAGATCCTCTGGGGCTACGAGTTCACGCCCGCCATCTCGCTGTCCGCCAGCGGCAAGTACATAGCGGACTTCAGCCTTTTTGACCAAGTCGTGAAGGTGGCCTTGCCCAGTGGCCTCCGCGACGGCGCCGTACGCTACGGAGACCCCGAGAAGCTCAAGTTGGAGGAGTCGTTACGGGAGCAAGCTGAGAAGGAGGGCAGTGCCCTTAGCGTGCGCATCAGCAATGTCTGA